In Theileria equi strain WA chromosome 4 map unlocalized gcontig_1105316255033, whole genome shotgun sequence, the following are encoded in one genomic region:
- a CDS encoding DEAD box ATP-dependent RNA helicase family member protein (encoded by transcript BEWA_013490A), whose translation MLSAEFPASNIVITKPVHAVEICDSLSKLQYLLVDEADLLFEFGYKKETMKFAEALRVKCTPKRFQAVLLSATMDKEVEELANMLLYKPEYIEVARDVDMGTIKEYYIEVPEDDRPLMLYTLIKMETLPSSRIIFVNSNQRGYFLYCLLRKLYIDSKVLSKLLSPKLRMSIIQSFNQGMIDTLIVVDTEETLSRGIDFKSVKCVINYDEPESLDSYIHRIGRGGRLTDSVAILMCKEAVSRTLDEGAGDSENPTYDSPMEAIFSERSLEKLGIEASSLVPLKYRIEDASKVVTPKLIEIAKMQAVRQSALHEDEFIAKVTSRDAQMLKEVLKTDNELLKADKKHLDYIPKYIMDEGLRKDVEGVRRITGAKKNDFVKKPEKPSKPKKTKKKFTKKKLPHFKRKKK comes from the exons ATGCTTAGCGCGGAATTTCCCGCATCGAATATTGTCATCACAAAGCCTGTACATGCGGTTGAAATTTGCGATTCTCTTTCTAAACTGCAATACTTGCTGGTTGACGAAGCAGATCTCCTATTCGAGTTTGGTTACAAGAAGGAGACAATGAAGTTTGCGGAGGCTCTACGTGTGAAATGTACACCAAAGAGATTTCAAGCGGTCCTTTTAAGTGCAACTATGGACAAGGAAGTCGAGGAACTTGCAAACATGTTATTGTACAAGCCAGAGTATATTGAAGTTGCAAGGGATGTGGATATGGGAACTATAAAGGAGTACTACATAGAGGTACCAGAGGATGATCGACCTTTAATGCTTTACACGcttataaaaatggaaactCTCCCATCAAGTCGCAttatatttgtaaattcaAATCAGAG GGGCTACTTTTTATACTGTCTTTTACGAAAGCTTTACATTGACTCCAAAGTTTTAAGCAAGCTTCTGTCCCCCAAATTaagaatgtctataatTCAA TCATTTAATCAAGGAATGATCGATACACTCATAGTTGTTGATACGGAGGAAACTCTTAGCAGGGGAATTGACTTTAAGAGTGTGAAATGCGTCATAAATTACGATGAACCAGAGAGTTTGGATTCGTACATCCACAGAATCGGTAGAGGAGGCAGATTGACTGATAGTGTGGCAATATTAATGTGTAAAGAGGCCGTTAGTAGGACATTGGACGAGGGAGCAGGGGATTCAGAGAATCCTACATACGACTCTCCCATGGAGGCCATATTTTCTGAAAGATCGCTGGAGAAACTTGGCATCGAAGCGTCATCACTAGTACCCCTGAAATATAGAATAGAAGATGCATCAAAGGTTGTGACTCCAAAATTGATTGAAATCGCAAAAATGCAAGCTGTAAGACAAAGTGCTTTGCATGAAGATGAATTTATCGCAAAAGTTACAAGCAGAGATGCTCAAATGTTAAAGGAAGTTTTAAAGACCGACAACGAACTCCTAAAGGCTGACAAGAAGCACCTAGACTATATCCCAAAATATATTATGGACGAGGGACTTAGGAAGGACGTGGAAGGAGTCAGAAGAATTACCGGAGCGAAAAAGAATGACTTTGTCAAAAAGCCAGAAAAGCCCTCTAAACCTAAAAAGACCAAAAAGAAGTTTACTAAAAAGAAGCTTCCGCACTTTAAACGCAAGAAAAAGTGA
- a CDS encoding replication factor C subunit 4, putative (encoded by transcript BEWA_013500A), giving the protein MESKIDIWIEKYRPGSLDEIIGNPEITKRLQYIAKEGNMPNLLLCGPPGTGKTTSVLCLAREMLGAQFKSGVIELNASDDRGVDVVRESIKNFAKKSLILPPNKHKIVILDEVDSMTEAAQQALRRIMEIYSNTTRFALACNQSTKIIEPIQSRCAVIRFTKLKDEQVLQRLMDICKLEDLKYTNDGMEALLFSADGDLRRAVNNLQNVSAGFDLITKENVFKVCDIPSPDLIQKMLSDCLNGNWRMAHEKAAELLELGHSPLDIIITMRSVLKSFNAPEHVLLEYIKGVALTHMTMVNGLITQLQLEKLLANLCRIALTLRTA; this is encoded by the exons ATGGAGAGCAAGATTGACATTTGGATTGAAAAGTACCGTCCAGGCTCCCTGGATGAGATTATCGGAAACCCGGAAATCACCAAGAGACTACAGTACATTGCAAAGGAGGGAAACATGCCGAATCTACTGCTATGC GGGCCTCCTGGGACGGGAAAGACGACGTCGGTGCTCTGCTTGGCCAGGGAGATGCTGGGAGCGCAGTTCAAGAGCGGCGTGATCGAGTTGAATGCGTCCGACGATAG GGGCGTCGATGTCGTCCGCGAGAGCATTAAAAACTTTGCCAAAAAGTCGCTGATTTTGCCGCCAAACAAACACAAGATCGTGATTCTCGATGAAGTTGACTCGATGACTGAGGCTGCACAGCAAGCGCTTCGCAGGATCATGGAGATCTACTCGAATACCACAAGATTCGCCCTTGCATGCAACCAGTCCACAAAGATCATTGAGCCCATACAGAGCAGATGCGCAGTCATTAGGTTCACAAAGCTCAAGGATGAACAGGTTCTGCAGCGTTTAATGGACATTTGTAAGCTGGAAGATTTAAAGTACACAAATGACGGGATGGAGGCGCTTTTATTCTCGGCAGACGGAGACCTCAGAAGGGCTGTGAATAACCTCCAAAATGTCTCTGCAGGCTTCGACCTCATAACAAAGGAGAATGTGTTTAAAGTATGCGATATTCCATCTCCAGATTTGATTCAAAAGATGCTCAGCGATTGCCTCAACGGTAATTGGAGAATGGCGCACGAAAAGGCGGCAGAGCTGCTAGAACTCGGCCACTCTCCACTAGATATAATCATTACAATGAGAAGTGTTTTAAAGAGTTTTAATGCACCGGAACATGTGCTCCTGGAGTACATCAAGGGAGTCGCACTGACCCACATGACAATGGTCAATGGACTCATTACTCAGCTGCAGTTGGAAAAGCTACTCGCAAACCTCTGCAGAATCGCACTCACACTCAGAACTGCATAA
- a CDS encoding mitochondrial carrier protein, putative (encoded by transcript BEWA_013510A), with protein sequence MDHIANVICGGIAGLVADLLIYPLDTLKTRSQVKKDLLNICKPVINKNAPQKGVKRGAYKYTVTGRNSLYSGLGVLVCGDLPSSAAFYGVYEFTKDKFNAQKDSKEEPKLPLPLIYFIGSTLGQVTSLVIRNPFEVVKQQMQAGIYSNASQAFCTIHQIQGVRGLYAGFFSTLMREIPFDGIQFILWEKFKAMESAEKFTTYLSYKANITQTSGNVIVSALCGSFAGGVAGAVTMPLDVAKTRMMTQGENRLYKSTFDCLSKVARDEGSFALFKGLGLRVSWLTLGGFVFFAALEAGKVTIKPLLIDMH encoded by the exons ATGGATCATATTG CAAATGTGATTTGTGGCGGTATTGCTGGTCTGGTGGCGGACTTATTAATATACCCCTTGGACACACTAAAGACTCGATCGCAAGTAAAGAAGGATTTGTTGAATATTTGCAAACCTGTAATTAATAAAAATGCACCTCAAAAAGGGGTCAAGAGGGGCGCATATAAATATACCGTCACAGGACGGAATTCTTTGTATTCCGGATTAGGAGTGCTTGTTTGCGGAGATTTGCCGTCTTCTGCAGCCTTTTACGGCGTATACGAATTTACAAAAGATAAGTTTAATGCACAAAAGG acTCGAAAGAAGAGCCTAAACTTCCACTACCACTAATTTACTTTATCGGATCAACTCTAGGCCAAGTCACTAGCCTAGTCATCAG GAACCCTTTTGAGGTTGTAAAGCAGCAAATGCAGGCTGGAATATATTCGAATGCTTCGCAGGcattttgtacaatacACCAGATCCAGGGAGTTCGCGGATTGTATGCCGGTTTCTTCTCCACTTTAATGCGTGAGATCCCGTTTGACGGAATTCAGTTTATACTATGGGAAAAGTTTAAAGCGATGGAATCTGCGGAAAAGTTTACAACGTACTTGTCATACAAGGCAAACATTACCCAAACCAGTGGCAATGTCATTGTTTCTGCACTTTGCGGATCATTTGCTGGCGGCGTTGCCGGAGCCGTAACAATGCCACTAGACGTGGCCAAGACACGCATGATGACTCAAGGGGAAAATAGACTC TATAAAAGTACGTTTGACTGTCTAAGTAAAGTCGCTAGGGACGAGGGTTCGTTCGCCCTCTTCAAGGGACTCGGTCTGAGGGTCTCTTGGCTCACACTAGGCGGTTTTGTATTCTTTGCAGCTCTAGAGGCAGGAAAGGTTACCATCAAACCGCTCTTAATTGATATGCACTAG